In Parafrankia irregularis, one DNA window encodes the following:
- a CDS encoding solute symporter family protein has protein sequence MSALGAAAAGTTVSPGSALLAADTVGKPAVNITIFALFVVITLVIVIRVSRGNRTAADFYAGGRAFSGRQNGIAISGDYLSAASFLGIAGAIALQGYDGFLYSIGFLVAWLVALLLVAELLRNTGRYTMADVLSFRLRQGPIRTAAAASTLAVSFFYLLAQMPGAGGLVNLLLGVSGETGQNVTIAVVGVLMIVYVLVGGMKGTTYVQIIKAVLLVVGAAVMTFWVLGKAGFDLSSLLGDAVAASPKGEAVLDPGVKYGISNLTKIDFVSLSLALVLGTAGLPHVLMRFYTVPSSLEARRSVVWAIWIIGCFYLFTLVLGYGAMYLVGADKINAAPGKANSAAPLLAFELGGTFLLGIIAAVAFATILAVVAGLTITASASFAHDVYNNVIKKGAADPESEVKVARITAVVIGVVAIVGGIFAKDQNIAFLVALAFAVAASANLPTILYSLFWKGFTTRGALWSIYGGLTSAIVLIAFSPVVSGKVDATGASASMIKDTSVDFSWFPLENPGLVSIPLAFLLGWLGSVTSREPLNAEKFAEMEVRSLTGAGAEKATAAAH, from the coding sequence ATGAGCGCGCTCGGTGCGGCCGCCGCCGGCACCACCGTCTCGCCGGGGTCGGCGCTGCTCGCCGCCGACACCGTCGGCAAGCCGGCGGTCAACATCACGATCTTCGCCCTGTTCGTCGTGATCACACTGGTGATCGTCATCAGGGTGTCGCGCGGCAACCGGACCGCCGCCGACTTCTACGCCGGCGGTCGGGCCTTCTCCGGGCGGCAGAACGGCATCGCCATCTCCGGGGACTACCTCTCGGCGGCGTCGTTCCTCGGTATCGCCGGGGCCATCGCGCTGCAGGGCTACGACGGCTTCCTCTACTCGATCGGCTTCCTCGTCGCCTGGCTGGTGGCGCTGCTGCTGGTCGCGGAGCTGCTGCGCAACACCGGCCGTTACACGATGGCGGACGTCCTGAGCTTCCGGCTGCGGCAGGGACCGATCCGGACGGCGGCGGCGGCCTCCACCCTGGCGGTGAGCTTCTTCTACCTGCTCGCGCAGATGCCCGGTGCCGGCGGCCTGGTCAACCTGCTGCTCGGCGTCTCGGGTGAGACCGGACAGAACGTGACGATCGCCGTCGTCGGCGTCCTGATGATCGTGTACGTCCTCGTCGGCGGGATGAAGGGGACGACCTACGTCCAGATCATCAAGGCGGTGCTGCTGGTCGTCGGTGCCGCGGTGATGACCTTCTGGGTGCTCGGCAAGGCCGGGTTCGACCTGTCGTCGCTGCTCGGCGACGCGGTGGCGGCCAGCCCCAAGGGCGAGGCGGTGCTCGACCCGGGAGTCAAGTACGGCATCTCGAACCTCACCAAGATCGACTTTGTGTCGCTCTCGCTGGCGCTGGTGCTCGGCACCGCGGGCCTGCCGCACGTGCTGATGCGCTTCTACACCGTGCCGTCGTCCCTGGAGGCCCGGCGCAGCGTCGTCTGGGCGATCTGGATCATTGGCTGCTTCTACCTGTTCACCCTGGTGCTCGGCTACGGCGCGATGTACCTGGTCGGGGCGGACAAGATCAACGCGGCCCCGGGCAAGGCGAACTCGGCGGCGCCGCTGCTCGCCTTCGAACTGGGCGGGACGTTCCTGCTCGGCATCATCGCGGCGGTGGCATTCGCGACGATCCTCGCGGTCGTCGCCGGCCTGACGATCACCGCGAGCGCGTCGTTCGCACACGACGTCTACAACAACGTCATCAAGAAGGGTGCCGCCGACCCGGAGTCGGAGGTGAAGGTCGCCCGGATCACCGCCGTCGTCATCGGCGTCGTCGCGATCGTCGGCGGCATCTTCGCCAAGGACCAGAACATCGCCTTCCTGGTGGCGCTGGCCTTCGCGGTCGCCGCGTCGGCGAACCTGCCGACGATCCTGTACTCGCTGTTCTGGAAGGGCTTCACCACCCGCGGGGCGCTGTGGAGCATCTACGGCGGCCTGACCTCGGCGATCGTGCTGATCGCGTTCTCCCCGGTCGTCTCCGGCAAGGTGGACGCGACCGGCGCCAGCGCATCCATGATCAAGGACACCTCGGTCGACTTCTCCTGGTTCCCGCTGGAGAACCCGGGCCTGGTGTCGATCCCGCTGGCGTTCCTGCTCGGCTGGCTCGGCTCGGTGACCTCCCGCGAACCGCTCAACGCGGAGAAGTTCGCCGAGATGGAGGTCCGGTCGCTGACCGGTGCCGGCGCGGAGAAGGCGACGGCCGCGGCCCACTGA
- a CDS encoding DUF485 domain-containing protein yields MSTTQLAPGDDGATTSGALGAGTGPASAPTYAEIQRSAEFADLRRRFRRFVFPLTALFLVWYFLYVLLAAFAPGFMGHELFGNINVGLLFGLGQFVSTFAITMIYARWAGRTFDPAAEALRARFEAGRPAETGRLAETGQPA; encoded by the coding sequence GTGAGTACGACGCAGCTCGCGCCGGGCGATGACGGCGCGACGACCAGTGGGGCGTTAGGAGCTGGGACCGGGCCGGCATCCGCACCCACCTACGCGGAGATCCAGCGCAGCGCCGAGTTCGCCGACCTTCGGCGTCGGTTCCGCCGGTTCGTCTTCCCGCTGACCGCGCTGTTCCTGGTGTGGTACTTCCTTTACGTTCTGCTTGCCGCGTTCGCGCCCGGGTTCATGGGTCACGAGCTGTTCGGGAACATCAACGTCGGGCTGCTGTTCGGGCTCGGCCAGTTCGTCTCGACGTTCGCGATCACGATGATCTACGCCCGCTGGGCGGGGCGGACGTTCGACCCCGCCGCCGAGGCGCTGCGTGCCCGCTTCGAGGCCGGCCGGCCGGCGGAGACCGGGCGGCTCGCCGAGACGGGGCAGCCGGCATGA
- a CDS encoding sodium/solute symporter, whose product MTQAIAVVLVCAATVAVGALGLRLSRTTSDFYVASRMVSPRWNASAIGGEYLSAASFLGVAGLVLAAGTDMLWYPVGYTAGYLVLLVLVAAPLRRSGAYTLPDFAEIRTSSPAVRRAASLLVVGIGWLYLLPQFRGAGLTLRTVSGAPSWVGSTVVAVVVVASVAAGGMRSITLVQAFQYWLKLTAIAFPALLLIVAWGADGAPDPVADRPPVAADTITVTLADPVRVQVDVPVTLTVDGTVDGAPARGALPLPAPGQLTFGAGTTIVIPAGAVVPRAEDVPAGDGASWVAPVAADGADDHPVYRTYSLLLALLLGTMGLPHVIVRFYTNPDGRAARRTAAVVVGLLGVFYLFPPVYAALGRIYAPDLLLTGRTDAVVLLLPERMLPAPWGEAMSALVTAGAFAAFLSTASGLTVSVAGVLSQDLLRGRARASVAGFRAGSLIAVVVPAALSLLTVRVGLADTVGLAFAMAASTFCPLLVLGIWWRRLTAAGALAGLATGGLLAGTAVIVTMTGMDVPGVAGVLLAQPAAWTVPLAFVVTIAVSLLTPGSAPADAARVLVRLHAPERLALATQPMNRRTATSL is encoded by the coding sequence GTGACCCAGGCGATCGCGGTCGTCCTCGTCTGCGCGGCGACCGTCGCCGTCGGTGCGCTGGGGCTGCGGCTGTCCCGCACCACCAGCGACTTCTATGTCGCGAGCCGCATGGTCAGCCCGCGCTGGAACGCCTCGGCGATCGGCGGCGAGTACCTGTCCGCGGCCAGCTTTCTCGGGGTCGCCGGCCTGGTGCTCGCCGCCGGCACCGACATGCTCTGGTACCCCGTCGGCTACACCGCCGGGTATCTGGTGCTGCTGGTGCTCGTGGCGGCTCCGCTGCGCCGCTCCGGCGCCTACACGCTGCCCGACTTCGCCGAGATCCGGACGTCGTCGCCGGCCGTGCGCCGGGCCGCGTCGCTGCTGGTCGTCGGCATCGGCTGGCTGTACCTGCTGCCCCAGTTCCGCGGCGCGGGGCTGACGCTGCGCACCGTCTCCGGCGCCCCGAGCTGGGTGGGCTCCACGGTCGTGGCCGTCGTCGTCGTGGCGAGCGTGGCCGCCGGCGGGATGCGCTCCATCACCCTGGTGCAGGCGTTCCAGTACTGGCTGAAGCTGACCGCGATCGCCTTCCCCGCGCTGCTCCTGATCGTCGCGTGGGGCGCCGACGGCGCTCCCGACCCGGTGGCCGACCGGCCGCCGGTCGCCGCCGACACGATCACGGTCACGCTGGCCGACCCCGTCCGGGTGCAGGTGGACGTCCCGGTCACCCTCACCGTCGACGGGACGGTCGACGGGGCGCCGGCCCGGGGCGCGCTGCCGTTGCCGGCGCCGGGCCAGCTGACGTTCGGCGCCGGGACGACCATCGTCATCCCGGCCGGTGCCGTGGTGCCGCGTGCCGAGGACGTCCCGGCCGGCGACGGTGCGAGCTGGGTGGCACCCGTCGCGGCCGACGGCGCCGACGACCACCCGGTGTACCGGACGTACTCACTGCTGCTCGCCCTGCTGCTGGGGACGATGGGGCTCCCGCATGTGATCGTCCGCTTCTACACCAATCCCGACGGCCGGGCGGCCCGGCGGACCGCCGCGGTCGTCGTCGGGCTGCTCGGGGTGTTCTACCTGTTCCCACCGGTCTACGCCGCCCTCGGCCGGATCTACGCCCCCGACCTGCTGCTCACCGGACGCACCGACGCGGTCGTCCTGCTGCTGCCGGAGCGGATGCTGCCGGCCCCATGGGGCGAGGCGATGTCGGCGCTGGTGACGGCCGGCGCGTTCGCCGCCTTCCTGTCGACGGCGAGCGGGCTGACAGTCTCCGTCGCCGGTGTCCTCAGCCAGGACCTGCTACGCGGGCGGGCCCGCGCGAGTGTCGCCGGCTTCCGGGCCGGCTCGCTGATCGCTGTCGTGGTGCCGGCCGCGCTGTCCCTGCTGACGGTGCGGGTGGGCCTCGCCGACACGGTCGGCCTCGCGTTCGCGATGGCGGCGTCGACGTTCTGCCCGCTGCTGGTCCTCGGCATCTGGTGGCGGCGGCTGACCGCGGCGGGTGCGCTGGCGGGCCTGGCCACCGGCGGCCTGCTGGCCGGCACGGCGGTGATCGTGACGATGACGGGCATGGACGTCCCCGGGGTCGCGGGCGTGCTGTTGGCCCAGCCGGCGGCGTGGACGGTACCGCTGGCCTTCGTGGTCACGATCGCCGTCTCGCTGCTCACCCCGGGATCGGCCCCGGCCGACGCGGCGCGGGTACTGGTGCGCCTGCACGCCCCCGAGCGGCTGGCGCTCGCGACCCAACCGATGAACAGGCGGACGGCCACTAGCCTCTGA
- a CDS encoding LytR/AlgR family response regulator transcription factor encodes MVVARQRARDAGARLRALVVDDEAPALAELRWLLEQDARVGQVCAAGSSEQALRLLDTVPFDVVFCDIRMPGLDGLGLARVLARFSERPQVVFVTAYDRHAIDAFEVRATDYLLKPVRPERLGEAVRRVLDAAGSRDATPADDDETIAVELGGVTRFVHRSEVTYVIAHGDYVRLYTSAESHLLRVPLTTLEQRWAAAGFVRIHRSALVALGAVDELHSDEGRCSVRIGERVLAVSRRHTRELRDRLVRAASPGRDPSRDPGREQSSREQSRGRERAT; translated from the coding sequence ATGGTCGTGGCACGGCAGCGGGCCCGGGACGCCGGCGCTAGGTTACGTGCCCTGGTGGTCGACGACGAGGCGCCCGCGCTCGCCGAACTGCGCTGGCTACTCGAACAGGACGCCAGGGTCGGCCAGGTCTGCGCGGCGGGCAGCTCGGAGCAGGCCCTGCGCCTGCTCGACACCGTGCCCTTCGACGTGGTCTTCTGCGACATCCGGATGCCGGGCCTGGACGGGCTCGGCCTCGCCCGGGTGCTGGCCCGGTTCTCCGAGCGCCCGCAGGTCGTGTTCGTCACCGCCTACGACCGGCACGCCATCGACGCCTTCGAGGTGCGGGCCACCGACTACCTGCTCAAGCCGGTGCGGCCGGAACGGCTGGGCGAGGCCGTCCGCCGGGTGCTGGACGCCGCCGGCAGCCGCGACGCCACCCCGGCCGACGACGACGAGACGATCGCCGTCGAGCTCGGCGGGGTGACCAGGTTCGTCCACCGCTCCGAGGTCACCTATGTGATCGCCCACGGTGACTACGTCCGGCTGTACACCTCGGCCGAATCCCACCTGCTGCGGGTTCCGCTGACCACGCTGGAACAGCGGTGGGCGGCGGCGGGCTTCGTCCGGATCCACCGCAGCGCGCTGGTCGCCCTCGGCGCGGTCGACGAGTTGCACAGCGACGAGGGCCGCTGCTCGGTGCGGATCGGTGAGCGGGTGCTCGCGGTCAGCCGCCGCCACACCCGGGAGCTGCGGGACCGGCTGGTCCGGGCCGCGAGCCCCGGCCGAGACCCGAGCCGAGACCCCGGCCGGGAACAGAGCAGCCGGGAGCAGAGCCGAGGCCGGGAGCGTGCCACCTGA
- a CDS encoding NADPH-dependent oxidoreductase, which yields MPAAARYGDPAAKLDAINDVLRVQLAHRSVRRFGPRDVSDDELAAIVTAAQSASTSSNLQVWSVVAVRDPQRRARLAALAGNQAFIAQAPLFLVWIADLSRVHRLAERAGTQVGAVDYLETTIVGFVDTALAAQNAAVAAESFGLGTVFVGAVRNQPEEIAAELGLPPHAVAAFGLAVGTPDPTEAADVKPRLPREAVLHRERYDVAADAHIQAYDERLSAYNARFGLDGNWSDRALSRLAGPDSMAGRHRLREILERLGLPSR from the coding sequence ATGCCTGCCGCCGCCCGCTACGGCGATCCCGCCGCGAAGCTCGACGCGATCAACGACGTGCTCAGGGTGCAGCTCGCGCATCGCTCGGTCCGCAGGTTCGGGCCACGCGACGTCAGTGACGATGAGCTGGCCGCCATCGTGACCGCGGCACAGTCCGCGTCGACGTCGTCCAACCTGCAGGTGTGGAGCGTCGTCGCGGTGCGCGACCCGCAGCGCCGGGCCCGGCTGGCCGCGCTCGCCGGGAACCAGGCGTTCATCGCGCAGGCCCCGCTGTTCCTGGTCTGGATCGCCGACCTCAGCCGGGTGCACCGGCTGGCCGAGCGGGCCGGGACGCAGGTCGGCGCCGTGGACTACCTGGAGACCACGATCGTCGGCTTCGTCGACACGGCGCTGGCCGCCCAGAACGCCGCGGTCGCCGCCGAGTCGTTCGGCCTGGGCACCGTGTTCGTCGGCGCCGTCCGCAACCAGCCCGAGGAGATCGCGGCCGAGCTGGGCCTTCCGCCACACGCGGTCGCCGCCTTCGGGCTGGCCGTCGGCACACCCGACCCCACCGAGGCGGCGGACGTCAAGCCGCGGCTGCCGCGGGAGGCGGTCCTGCACCGGGAGCGCTACGACGTCGCCGCGGACGCGCACATCCAGGCCTACGACGAGCGGCTGTCCGCCTACAACGCCCGGTTCGGCCTCGACGGCAACTGGAGTGACCGGGCACTGTCCCGCCTCGCCGGCCCGGACTCGATGGCGGGCCGCCACCGGCTGCGCGAGATCCTCGAACGCCTCGGCCTGCCCTCGCGCTGA
- a CDS encoding LLM class F420-dependent oxidoreductase, translated as MDLRVFIEPQQGASYAQQLAVARAAEEGGFDAFFRSDHYLRMGPGSPLPGPTDSWITLAGIARETSRIRLGTLVTSATFRLPGVLAISVAQVDEMSGGRVELGLGAGWFTEEHAGYGIPFPATTERFDRLTEQLAIITGLWGTPVGESFSHQGEHYTLTDSPALPKPVQRPHPPIIIGGHGATRTPALAARYASEFNVPFASADRTAAQFARVRQAAETAGRNPDELVYSAALVLCCGRDEAELKLRAERIGRDLGELRENGLAGTPAEVVEKLTAYGPGGAGASRIYLQLLDLTDLDHLALVAAEVAPHL; from the coding sequence ATGGATCTCCGAGTGTTCATCGAGCCTCAGCAGGGCGCTTCCTACGCGCAGCAGCTCGCCGTGGCCCGGGCGGCGGAGGAGGGAGGGTTCGACGCCTTCTTCCGCTCCGACCACTATCTGCGGATGGGCCCGGGCAGCCCGCTGCCGGGGCCGACCGATTCCTGGATCACCCTGGCAGGCATCGCCCGGGAGACCAGCCGCATCCGGCTGGGCACCCTGGTGACGTCCGCGACCTTCCGGCTGCCGGGTGTGCTGGCCATCTCGGTCGCCCAGGTCGACGAGATGAGCGGCGGACGGGTCGAGCTGGGCCTTGGCGCCGGGTGGTTCACCGAGGAGCACGCGGGCTACGGCATCCCGTTCCCCGCCACGACCGAGCGGTTCGACCGGCTGACCGAGCAGCTCGCGATCATCACCGGGCTGTGGGGGACACCCGTCGGTGAGTCGTTCTCCCACCAGGGCGAGCACTACACGCTGACCGACAGCCCGGCGCTGCCCAAGCCCGTCCAGCGGCCCCACCCGCCGATCATCATCGGTGGCCACGGTGCGACCCGGACACCGGCGCTCGCGGCCCGGTACGCGTCCGAGTTCAACGTGCCGTTCGCCTCGGCGGACCGGACCGCGGCCCAGTTCGCCCGGGTCCGCCAGGCCGCCGAGACCGCCGGCCGGAACCCGGACGAGCTGGTCTACTCGGCCGCCCTGGTGCTGTGCTGCGGCCGGGACGAGGCGGAGCTGAAGCTCCGTGCCGAGCGGATCGGCCGGGACCTGGGCGAGCTGCGGGAGAACGGCCTGGCCGGCACCCCGGCCGAAGTGGTCGAGAAGCTCACCGCCTACGGCCCGGGCGGCGCCGGCGCCAGCCGGATCTACCTGCAGCTGCTCGACCTGACCGACCTCGACCACCTGGCGCTGGTCGCCGCCGAGGTCGCGCCGCACCTCTGA
- a CDS encoding DUF2397 domain-containing protein: MEENGGSAAEGESAVQDTAARRALFSYLTAEAADDYMAVMRLFSETLLADLSAAEVAMQLVERGRELDADTVETRCRQLVIWGNLVPSVRETRVRTVAAYHRSRSRYQVSKLGGRLHREAEEIMRATEGAREVARELLARVAETLRLILLQVSYRERPIDSELLAGQVTGVFNDHRLFHESVTDFYAYLSGVLTRYDLAGEEYAQFKNLLLDYVDLIGADVSRNAPEILGQLKTLLAPSLIDTLLENLPEPPATGDALIVVERLPGRTREEWEQLAAWYGASSVRSGPEQLRVAARQALGQLIANAKRMLAASGTGVSRRADLLKLAGWFHGADSETAHLLFDAAFGAYPARHLLLGPEEQDLRAGPSTSWWVAAPVDVPVSLRERGDRTVRGRASRVPDTKEQTDLLMNAARERAQAREAAAAELLAAGSLHRSRLSRAARDLLLELLPPVLSATAGGEAEADHHASDLRLALRGVPARGQLTVINGDDGTLTVDGLLLSVVPLAGPGRARTAASA, encoded by the coding sequence GTGGAGGAGAACGGGGGCAGCGCAGCAGAGGGCGAATCCGCTGTGCAGGACACGGCGGCCAGGCGTGCGCTGTTCAGCTACCTCACCGCCGAGGCCGCCGATGACTACATGGCGGTGATGCGGCTCTTCAGCGAGACGCTGCTGGCGGACCTGTCCGCGGCCGAGGTCGCCATGCAGCTGGTCGAACGCGGCCGTGAGCTCGACGCGGACACCGTCGAGACCCGGTGCCGGCAGTTGGTCATCTGGGGCAACCTTGTGCCGTCTGTACGTGAGACACGCGTGCGCACAGTCGCCGCGTACCACCGTTCCCGATCCCGATACCAGGTCTCGAAGCTGGGCGGCCGGCTCCACCGCGAGGCCGAGGAGATCATGCGGGCCACGGAGGGTGCTCGGGAGGTCGCGCGCGAACTGCTCGCGCGTGTCGCGGAAACCCTGCGGCTGATTCTTCTGCAGGTCTCCTACCGCGAACGCCCGATCGATTCCGAGCTGCTTGCCGGCCAGGTCACCGGTGTGTTCAACGATCACCGCCTGTTTCACGAGTCCGTCACGGACTTCTACGCCTACCTGTCCGGCGTCCTGACCCGTTATGACCTCGCCGGTGAGGAATACGCCCAGTTCAAGAACCTCCTGCTCGACTACGTTGACCTGATCGGTGCCGACGTCTCACGGAACGCGCCGGAGATCCTCGGCCAGCTGAAGACGCTGCTTGCCCCGTCCCTCATCGACACCCTGCTCGAGAATCTGCCCGAGCCACCGGCGACGGGCGATGCTCTGATCGTCGTTGAACGTCTGCCAGGGCGTACCCGTGAGGAATGGGAGCAACTCGCCGCGTGGTACGGGGCGTCGAGCGTCCGTTCCGGCCCGGAACAGCTGCGCGTCGCGGCTCGCCAGGCGCTCGGCCAGCTGATCGCGAACGCGAAGCGGATGCTCGCCGCATCCGGGACCGGAGTTTCGCGTCGTGCCGACCTGCTCAAACTCGCCGGCTGGTTCCACGGCGCGGACAGCGAGACCGCACACCTCCTTTTCGACGCGGCTTTCGGTGCGTATCCGGCGCGCCACCTGCTGCTCGGGCCCGAGGAACAGGACCTGCGGGCTGGGCCGAGCACGTCGTGGTGGGTAGCCGCGCCCGTTGACGTCCCGGTGTCGCTGCGGGAGCGCGGTGATCGCACCGTGCGGGGCCGGGCGTCCCGGGTACCCGACACGAAGGAGCAGACCGATCTGCTGATGAACGCGGCGCGGGAACGTGCGCAGGCCCGGGAGGCAGCGGCCGCGGAGCTGCTCGCGGCCGGCTCGTTGCATCGCAGCCGGCTCAGCCGAGCCGCCCGTGACCTGCTGCTCGAGCTGCTACCCCCGGTACTCAGCGCCACGGCCGGCGGTGAGGCGGAGGCCGACCACCACGCCTCGGATCTGAGGCTTGCGTTGCGCGGTGTTCCGGCACGCGGCCAGCTGACGGTGATCAACGGTGACGACGGAACACTGACGGTTGACGGCCTTCTGCTGTCGGTCGTCCCGCTCGCCGGCCCCGGCCGGGCGCGTACGGCGGCGAGCGCATGA
- a CDS encoding TIGR02678 family protein — protein sequence MRPTPETGTAASSARERVEAARALLAHPVLTAASHPDELSFVRLHAPALRGMFKAQLGYVLVVEASFARLFKAPLAPGAPSRPARRRDNSPFAPVTYTHLALLCAALLAPGTGEMILISALIEQVRADAATIGVPIGDTLPERRALVTAVELLVRWGVLIEADGTAMAWGERQIEEALLHVARNQLPHLLARSLTGVATPDELLAPDPQAAEQPRRSLRRRLVESPLVRREDLTDAERDVLSRERSELTRALAENFGLTLEVRAEGALAYDATGSLTDEPFPGTGTIRQAALLLVGALLAELEPRPGDTAVLRDGRAVAGLVVGWPDVEATLARLSSQYGKAWSSDALDDPRLLRDSVAATLAEVGLASILPGGLVIHAAAARYRPQPIIAPPTRAARRLDKGRAAYHPELEL from the coding sequence ATGAGGCCCACACCCGAGACGGGCACCGCGGCCAGCTCGGCGCGGGAACGAGTCGAGGCGGCCCGCGCGCTGCTGGCACACCCGGTGCTGACCGCCGCGTCGCATCCCGACGAGCTGTCGTTCGTCCGCCTGCACGCCCCCGCGCTGCGCGGCATGTTCAAGGCGCAGCTGGGCTATGTGCTCGTCGTCGAGGCGTCGTTCGCCCGCCTGTTCAAGGCGCCGCTGGCACCCGGCGCACCCTCCCGGCCCGCGCGGCGCCGCGACAACAGTCCGTTCGCTCCGGTCACCTACACCCATCTGGCTCTGCTCTGCGCCGCGCTGCTCGCTCCCGGAACCGGCGAGATGATCCTCATCTCCGCGCTGATCGAGCAGGTGCGTGCGGACGCGGCGACCATCGGCGTGCCCATCGGCGACACGCTGCCGGAGCGCCGTGCCCTGGTCACCGCCGTCGAGCTGCTGGTCCGCTGGGGAGTGCTGATCGAAGCCGATGGCACGGCCATGGCCTGGGGCGAACGGCAGATCGAGGAGGCTCTGCTCCATGTCGCCCGTAACCAGCTGCCGCATCTGCTCGCCCGCTCGCTGACGGGTGTTGCCACCCCGGACGAGCTGCTCGCACCCGACCCACAGGCGGCTGAGCAACCGCGGCGCTCGCTGCGCCGTCGGCTGGTGGAAAGCCCGCTCGTCCGTCGCGAGGATCTCACCGATGCCGAGCGCGACGTGCTCTCCCGCGAACGCTCCGAACTGACCCGGGCGCTGGCCGAGAACTTCGGCCTCACCCTGGAGGTACGCGCGGAGGGCGCGCTCGCCTACGACGCCACCGGCTCGCTGACGGACGAGCCCTTTCCCGGCACGGGCACGATCAGGCAGGCGGCGCTGCTCCTGGTCGGCGCGCTGCTCGCGGAGCTGGAGCCGCGGCCCGGTGACACCGCCGTACTGCGCGATGGGCGCGCGGTCGCCGGTCTGGTGGTCGGCTGGCCCGACGTGGAGGCCACGCTGGCCCGGTTGTCGTCCCAGTACGGCAAGGCATGGAGCTCGGATGCGCTCGACGACCCCCGGCTGCTGCGGGACTCGGTCGCGGCGACGCTCGCGGAGGTCGGCCTGGCGTCGATCCTGCCCGGCGGGTTGGTGATCCATGCGGCAGCTGCCCGCTACCGCCCCCAGCCGATCATCGCCCCGCCGACCCGCGCGGCCCGCCGCCTGGACAAGGGGCGGGCGGCCTACCACCCGGAGCTGGAGCTGTGA